Proteins encoded in a region of the Mucilaginibacter sabulilitoris genome:
- a CDS encoding DUF4397 domain-containing protein, producing MDIRIKILFIVAVGLYLSSCKKNDDRPQARLTTNLNVVNVSNNTINFYQNGTRLNNTGSYIPGGTLGYIPVLAGTQNLQIKVAGNSDPLFSLPLALDTGKLYSLYIGPTAGDTFSTTDVFESPGPDSIMVRFVNASPDAGLLGVSFHSSDANSTVITPSEFKDVEYKKTTNFIATQSGELILNVYKSSAPADPKIDTLTFNSGGIYTIYSYGTLGSGGIANLNTRLVNNQ from the coding sequence ATGGATATCAGGATTAAAATTTTGTTCATTGTTGCTGTCGGTTTGTATTTGTCGTCCTGTAAAAAAAATGATGACAGGCCTCAAGCCAGATTAACTACAAATCTTAACGTGGTTAATGTGTCAAATAATACCATAAATTTTTATCAGAACGGTACCAGGCTTAATAATACGGGTAGTTACATTCCCGGTGGGACATTGGGCTACATACCCGTACTGGCAGGAACACAGAACCTTCAGATTAAAGTTGCTGGAAATTCAGATCCGCTGTTCTCGTTACCATTAGCGCTTGATACAGGTAAACTATATTCACTGTACATAGGGCCAACCGCCGGAGATACTTTCTCAACTACTGATGTTTTCGAATCGCCGGGGCCAGATTCAATAATGGTTAGGTTTGTAAACGCCTCGCCGGATGCGGGGTTGCTTGGTGTCTCGTTCCACAGTAGCGACGCAAACAGCACGGTTATCACACCTTCTGAGTTTAAAGACGTAGAATATAAAAAAACAACCAATTTTATAGCAACACAGAGCGGAGAACTTATCCTGAATGTTTACAAATCATCGGCGCCCGCAGATCCTAAAATAGATACCTTAACGTTTAATAGCGGGGGCATTTATACTATATATAGTTATGGAACATTGGGCTCAGGAGGTATCGCAAATCTTAATACCAGATTGGTAAATAATCAATAA
- a CDS encoding DUF4397 domain-containing protein, giving the protein MATQNKSGLLVSLFLITVGIVLLPFISSCGKGANANPSGLNTQLQILNLSPDVGPLNLYLNFIKESTAIYSYPTNSGYFFISTLRPPMEMRTSANAPVRVLIIDSALKANAKYTLFITGYRNDKDTSINNSILSLDTVTLPAIGRGKVRFINASPGSPSLDLRANDTVAFNTVAFNKLTSYIQLPVGNYNFTINAHATPGKIEYTLPNVTIQDGRAYTIYTQGLVGRSDSVAFGVNVLTNNLLEKITQ; this is encoded by the coding sequence ATGGCTACTCAAAATAAAAGCGGTTTATTGGTTTCATTGTTTTTGATTACAGTGGGTATTGTACTGCTCCCATTTATATCGTCATGCGGTAAAGGCGCAAATGCCAATCCCTCCGGATTAAATACACAGCTGCAGATTTTAAATTTAAGTCCGGATGTCGGGCCGTTAAACCTGTATCTGAATTTTATAAAGGAAAGTACAGCTATTTACAGTTACCCTACCAATTCGGGTTATTTTTTCATTTCAACGCTCAGGCCGCCGATGGAGATGCGTACCTCCGCAAATGCTCCCGTGAGGGTATTAATTATCGATTCGGCATTAAAAGCTAATGCCAAATATACCCTGTTTATTACGGGTTACAGGAATGATAAAGATACCTCTATAAATAATTCTATTCTATCGCTTGATACAGTGACCCTGCCCGCAATAGGACGGGGTAAGGTTAGATTTATAAACGCTTCCCCGGGTTCGCCAAGTCTCGATCTGCGGGCTAATGATACGGTGGCGTTTAACACGGTGGCTTTCAATAAACTAACTTCTTATATTCAGCTCCCAGTGGGTAATTATAATTTTACGATAAATGCCCACGCTACGCCCGGGAAAATTGAATACACACTCCCCAATGTGACCATACAAGATGGTCGTGCCTATACCATTTATACGCAGGGCCTTGTTGGGCGTTCAGATTCGGTTGCATTTGGCGTGAATGTATTAACCAATAATTTGCTCGAAAAGATAACACAATAG
- a CDS encoding DedA family protein: protein MEVIKTIIDFILHIDVHLSQITRDYQGWTYLILFAIIFAETGFVVTPFLPGDSLLFAAGALIATGQTGLDISLIALLLVIAAFVGNTVNYLLGNYLGPKVFKENNKILKLEYYLNTKAFFDKHGGKAVIFSRFLPIIRTIAPFVAGVGRMPFMRYSLYNIIGGTLWVLSFLFIGFFFGNIPVIKQNFTLVVMAIILVSVVPPIYAAIKSKANKKATAK, encoded by the coding sequence GTGGAAGTAATCAAAACCATCATCGATTTTATTTTGCATATTGATGTGCACCTGAGCCAGATCACCAGAGATTACCAAGGATGGACATACCTTATCCTGTTTGCTATAATTTTTGCCGAAACAGGTTTTGTAGTTACTCCCTTTCTGCCCGGCGATTCATTATTATTTGCTGCCGGCGCCCTCATTGCCACAGGACAAACCGGTTTGGATATTTCTTTAATCGCCCTATTACTGGTGATAGCCGCATTTGTGGGTAATACCGTTAATTACCTGCTGGGTAATTATTTAGGGCCCAAAGTTTTTAAAGAAAATAATAAAATATTAAAGTTAGAATACTACCTCAATACCAAAGCCTTTTTTGACAAGCATGGCGGCAAGGCTGTAATATTCAGCAGGTTTTTGCCTATCATCAGGACTATAGCACCCTTTGTGGCAGGGGTGGGGCGCATGCCGTTTATGCGTTATAGTTTATATAATATTATAGGTGGCACTTTGTGGGTGCTTAGCTTTTTGTTTATCGGGTTCTTTTTCGGGAACATACCGGTTATCAAGCAAAACTTTACGCTGGTGGTGATGGCCATTATACTTGTATCAGTAGTCCCGCCAATTTATGCGGCTATCAAGAGTAAGGCAAATAAAAAGGCTACCGCTAAGTAA
- a CDS encoding phospholipase C/P1 nuclease family protein: protein MRAFKTHDTTAILNTSANLGHYIADAHVPLHLTENYNGQLTGQTGIHTLWESRIPELFGNRYNYFVDRARYIENQLAEAFKICGTSFKSVDTVLRFERILNKTFPADKKYNLVQHRKTSNYRLFHCL from the coding sequence GTGCGCGCCTTTAAAACTCATGATACTACGGCAATACTCAATACCTCGGCCAACCTGGGTCATTACATTGCCGACGCCCATGTACCGCTTCATCTTACCGAAAACTATAATGGGCAGCTTACCGGCCAAACAGGTATACATACCTTGTGGGAAAGCCGTATACCCGAACTATTTGGCAACCGCTATAATTATTTTGTGGACAGAGCCCGTTACATTGAAAACCAATTGGCCGAAGCCTTTAAAATTTGCGGGACATCATTTAAGAGCGTTGATACCGTATTACGTTTTGAGCGCATACTGAACAAAACTTTCCCGGCCGACAAAAAATATAACCTTGTGCAACATAGGAAAACGAGCAATTACCGATTATTCCATTGCTTATAG
- a CDS encoding phospholipase C/P1 nuclease family protein, with translation MLLCSSWGFFAHYRINRLAVFTLPKAMSVFYKANDYITEHAVSADKRRYVDSTEAPRHFFDADHYGKKPFATNAPAMDRCRY, from the coding sequence ATGCTACTGTGTTCATCATGGGGATTCTTTGCGCATTACCGCATTAACCGGCTGGCAGTTTTTACGCTACCTAAGGCTATGTCGGTTTTTTACAAGGCCAATGATTATATTACAGAACACGCCGTGAGTGCCGACAAACGTCGTTATGTTGACTCTACTGAGGCCCCACGTCATTTTTTTGATGCCGATCATTATGGCAAAAAGCCCTTTGCCACCAATGCCCCAGCGATGGACAGATGCCGCTACTAA
- a CDS encoding HAD family hydrolase: MALKALLFDLDGTLIDSEFFHFECWNEILEEFDAKLTYNDWLDNYAGVPMPANAGRLIKKFGIATPLQQIIEKREKLTLERLKTKDVNLMPYVADVLEYFHKEGLTLALVTSSPRQDVEAIFERNGLGRYFKLIITRTEVAKSKPDPESYLVCVEKLGLQKEECLVFEDTINGVKSAKAAGLTCFAIQSNTNEHHKLTLADKLFLDFKQVMEHLIESGLMGR, encoded by the coding sequence ATGGCTTTGAAAGCTTTATTATTTGACCTCGACGGTACATTAATAGATTCTGAGTTTTTTCATTTTGAATGCTGGAACGAAATTTTAGAGGAATTTGATGCCAAATTAACATACAACGACTGGCTGGATAATTATGCCGGCGTTCCGATGCCAGCCAATGCGGGCCGCCTTATCAAAAAGTTTGGCATTGCAACTCCGCTACAGCAGATCATTGAAAAGCGCGAGAAGCTAACCCTTGAACGCCTGAAAACAAAAGATGTTAACCTGATGCCTTATGTGGCTGATGTACTGGAATATTTCCACAAAGAGGGTTTAACGCTGGCGTTGGTCACCTCAAGTCCGCGGCAGGATGTGGAAGCTATCTTTGAAAGAAATGGTTTAGGTAGGTATTTTAAATTGATCATTACCCGAACGGAGGTTGCCAAAAGTAAGCCCGACCCTGAAAGTTACCTGGTATGTGTTGAAAAGCTGGGACTGCAAAAAGAAGAATGTCTGGTTTTTGAGGACACTATAAACGGCGTTAAATCGGCAAAGGCCGCCGGCCTAACCTGTTTTGCTATTCAAAGCAATACCAATGAGCATCACAAATTAACCCTTGCCGATAAACTATTCCTTGATTTTAAGCAGGTAATGGAGCATTTGATTGAAAGTGGTTTGATGGGCCGTTAA
- the rpsT gene encoding 30S ribosomal protein S20 gives MANHKSSLKRIRSNAAKRLRNRYQAKTTRNAIKKLRNTTTKADASALLGKVISMLDRLAKKNVIHKNKASNNKSKLTKFVNGLS, from the coding sequence ATGGCAAATCATAAATCGTCTTTAAAAAGAATCAGGTCAAACGCTGCGAAGCGTCTGCGCAACAGGTACCAGGCTAAAACAACCAGGAACGCTATTAAGAAATTAAGAAACACCACTACCAAAGCTGATGCATCTGCTCTTTTAGGTAAAGTGATCTCTATGTTAGACCGTTTAGCTAAAAAGAACGTTATTCACAAAAACAAAGCTTCAAACAATAAATCAAAGCTTACTAAATTTGTTAATGGCTTAAGCTAA